Genomic DNA from Podospora pseudoanserina strain CBS 124.78 chromosome 4, whole genome shotgun sequence:
GGCATTCACATTGGGCATCTACAGAAGATCTCCAGGCACATGTTTTCGTATCATGTAGCTAGTATAAAGCATGATTCAAATCCTTGCTCTCACCAACACACGGAGACAGTATATCTTGCCCGCTTGTCACAAGAGCCTGGCGACTACTCGCGTGTTTTGCAAATAGTTTGGTGCCACATGAGAAAAGGTTCCAACATAGACACACGCTCGTGTTGCAATGTTTGTCATCCTCGGGCTTGAAGACAGAAAACTACGGGCTATTTTTCTGAGCCAAGATGTCCAACGGGTGGGGATATTGCTCCCAGAGGAGTGTTTGATCAATGTTGGGTCGGACGAGGGCTATCTTTGGCACCGCGACCGTAACTGTGTCTCGAAGCATGATACCATTCATGACGAAGAAAGACACATTATCCTTGATCATGAGATACGGATATTTGAAGAGAAAAGTCTGCGGTGAAAAGAATGCATCCGTCCAGTATGACAAAGACACGGTCAGACGATTAGAGGTTCGCTGCCTCTGATGTCACTGTTGTTCCAGCGGCGAGTTTAATTGATCCCCGCGCCACAGGGGTGTCGCGGGTATGCCGACGCCCCACTAAACGCGTCTTGGGGCACGCTCTGCCCAAGTTAACGCGCGGCCAACATCCAGACCTCCAGCTACATTGGGTATCAGTCAGTCACTTGCTTATGAACCCACCATTGCCAGCTCGATTCCGTTGAAGATGAATACGGATACAAGCGACTGAATCAACCGTACTTTGAACCTATATCTGACTGAGATTTCGCCAAATGCCAGCTCAAACTCGCGCGCGGGCAACACCCGCTGCGCCGGCATCAGGAGTCTATGAATCAACACCCACTGCTCGTCAAGTCCAGTTTCCTCCTCGAAGGCGAAATGTCCGAACATATGGTCGCACCTCGACTCCCACGGGAATGTCCCGCCTTTTGCGCCAGCAAACACTGACCCAGCTCGATTATGTACAGCAaaccccaccaccggcggACCTACGagtggaagatgaggaggatgaattACCCAGAACAGTGCCCAGGGCAGCGCCAAAGCCGAAGAAACAAAAGCAGACTCGtggcaagagaagaaagacacTGGGCGATGCACCGAGTTCGACCTTGCATACCCAAACCATGACCCAGATGTATTCCATGACGacaaaggaggagcaggataACGAGCTGCGTATCGAGAACTCTCAAGACgaaggtgatgaggatgagctggGGCTACCACAGCTGCCATCAGCTAGCATAATGAAAAAGGAACGATCTCCGGAGAAGAAAGCACCAAGGACGGCTTTGTCCGATCCGCAGaccccctcaaccaagcGCATCAAAGTCAATCTCGATGAAGTTCCCTCGTCCCAGCCAACACCATTCACTCCCATGCTCGCAAAGTACACACTGGGCTCTGTACTCTCTCCGCTTCAGGATAAGTCCACCAATGTTGATGCTCCAGCTCCTACCGTGGAGTCGGTGACCAAACGCCCTCGAGATCTGGTTATCGAAGACAGCTTCAGCCCAGGCGGAgggctcccctcctcatcgtcaatGCTGGAGGGAACTCCTGAACAGGCGAGGTCGTCccaaaagaggaagaggcagCCCCTGGCCGAAATATCGCTCCCTAGTATGGAGCTTGGACATGATGACAATTCCACTACTGAGCCCACCCCAACGAAGAAGAGCTGCCGAGAAATACCAGACTCCGACGACGAGCTGGCGAGCATTAGTTCAACACCGTTCCAGACTCCCCAGAAATATCAAGGGACGGTTGGTGAGGCGGGATCTGGTTCTAAGCTGCGATACCCCGGTGGTGTTCCCAGCAGTGGTCTATCGAACAAGGAGAATCGGACTCCCCGTTCAGGGCAAAAGAACTCGAGAGATTCCGCCACAAGTGATGACGAAGCGCCAGGGACACCGACACCACCAGATAAGAGGGTCACGAGATTGTCTTCACAAAAGAGACCGACCACACAACGGTCGTCACAGAGGCGTATGTCACAGAGATCAGCATCTAAAACACCAATACCACAAAACAAGGCTTCGGCGCCGGTTGAGCAAGCGCAGGATGACGACTCGACTGCTAGTGAGGATGGGTTGTCAGAATTGTCTTGCACTCCACCCAAGCCGTCAAGTCCAAGGGCgaaaacaccaaccccgagGCATAACAAGGAGCCCAATGTTTTACGGTCTATTCTACGGAAGACTGCTGAGCGAGCTGCCCACACGAGTCCGGCCAagggtgaaggagggaaCATGACTCCTCAGTTCCTGACATCAGAGTCCTCAACTGACCAAGGACCCACCACTCCAACCCCTATTCGCAAGACGGTTCAGATTCAgctcccaccgccaccttCAACCAGCCTAGGGCAGAGCTCGGAGGGGCAACCACTgcaggaagatgatgaggaagaagagctgGAAGTCTACAAGGAGACCCCACAGAAGGTCTACCCTCAGACATGCTCTCCCACGCCCAACCGAGCCGCCCAGCGGATGACACAAGCCAGATCCCAGTTCTGGTCACAAGGCTGGGAAAGCCAACGTGTGCCCATGAGCGTAATTCGGTCTCTGGGTCCCCAGACTGACCGCACCGACATCGTCATCTCCATCGGTCCTGATACCTTGGAGGACATCACCAAAGGCCGTCGCGATCACGAGTTTAGGGAGTATAAATTCCCTCCCACCGTCCTCCGGGTATGGATGTTTGCCACTCATcccgtggaggaggtcaagtATATGGCTGTGCTTGGACCACCGAAGCAGCCGGGAGAGATTGATGAGGACAGTGGCTACAACGGAAACGCAGAGTTTAATGCCGGGGAGACCAAGTTCAAGTGGGCGTATGAGTTGGTGCAGGTTTATCGGTTGAACAACCCGGTGCCGTTGGAGGATATGGAAGAGCacgggatggggaagggggcgcCGGTGAGGTGGCATTATTTGCCGCCTACGGCGGTGGGGCAGCTGATGGCTAACTTGAGGAATGCGTTGTTTTTGGAGCCGGGACAGGAGGTGCCGGAGGCGGAGCAGTTTTTGAGGGATGGGTAtcaggcggtggaggaggtggaggaggaggaggaggaagagggggacgaagaagaggagacaCAGGGAACAACTGGGGTGACGGTATCACAGCAGTTGGAGCAGCAGCTGAGAAGCGATATCATTCAGTCGACGCAGATGGTCAAGACAAAGAGCGTCAGTGttcttgaggaggacgatgacttGGAGTATCTCAACGATGATACTGTCATTCCCGCCAGTCCAGAGCAGACACTCCCGCCGATGCCAGTCACTGATTTCGCCCGGCCAAGTGCACCGCGATCCAGCCAAAGGATCCGGAATCAGCGACGGCCTAGCACACCGTCCACAGTTCGTCGGGTTGAAACGACGAGAAACACCGTCGGTCTGTCTCAGGCGACAACGGCGAGTAACTACTCTAGCCCTGCTACATCTCCTCAAAAGTCTATGGGGGCATCTGTGCCACGACCTCATATGCCTGGGTCGAGCGAGCTGTCGCTGCCGGACTTGGGTGTCGAGATggacgatgatggggagacCCAGCTGCCCGTGCCGAGGGGAATCATTGCTTCGTCTTCGCAGGTGTTTGGTACGGCGCAGGATAGTTTGGATTTGGGGATAGGTGCGGAGAATGTGAGACGGCCGCCGAGTGTTATTTATGATTCGGATAAGGAGTAGGATTGGGATCTGTTATTGCTAGGGTCATCTTTTGTGGGGGTTTTCAGTGAAGAAGGATAAtaatggggaggagaaatgggtgggtgaggtatTGGGATACATTGGCTGATAGCAGTCTGGCTGCACTGGCATGGTAGGGCATTTACCAATTAGACGATGAGGGACACGGGACTTACGGTGTATATTGTAATTAGGGGGTTGGCCGTTTTGAAGATGTGCTCTATGGAATTTGACTTGCAAAGTTGGGTTTCTCTGTGCTGATATGTTTCCAGTATGGTCTCCTATACTCCGTACATAACCCTGATAGGGTTGAGTGCTGGCGCATTGGTGGCGCACGGACCGTAGCTTGTGACGGTGTTCCAACTGGACGACTCCGCTGGACTGCCGTTCCGCCTCAAGCCTCGACGAAGCTCCTTGCTACACACTCGCGGAGGGAAGCTTTTTATCGTATTGAAACTGCCTGTATCTGCTTATAGAATTGCTTTATTTCCAGCTCCCGCCGGGCACCACATCATCGCGACACCGCTCTCCCCCGAACCATGACCTGGCGATCTCGCCATCAAACGCTGTCGCCGCCCGTTCGTTGATGAGCTGCCCCCCTGGTCCGACGCTTGACGGGAGCGCTaccccgccgccatcgacgACATGCCCATGAACGGTCGCGAGATGACACGGGCCGAGttgtttgaggatgagaagaggaggatcgTCGAAAGTTGCTTCAGCAGACGCGACGAAGACGGCTCCTGTGAGCTTCCCCTTGTGTTGCCGTCCAGACCGGCAGCTCTTGATAGCTTCGAGTCAGTGCTGGACTTGCCATGTGACCATTGCTGACCCTCCATCTGTCTGCATCAGTGCTCGAAACATACATTACACACATCAAGATCACAGAGTTCCAAACTTCGCCCacagcaccgccagcacccAACGCGAGAACCCCTAATGCCGAGAAGCCGcgcgtcatcatcgtcggcgTGCGCAAGTCTGGCCGAGTACGCGTGCACAAATCAAAGGAAAACCCAAACGGAACATTCTCAATAGGCAAAACGTGGTTTCTCGATGACCTCTCGGCGATCGAATCCTTCACCAACTGTACATACAACAACGACTACCAAGCATGGGCGGGAGACGTGGGCTTTGTGGTGACGCTTGGAAAGCCGTACTACTGGCAGGCCCAGACggacaaggaaaagaaatTCTTTATTGCAAGTCTAATCAAGATCTATGCCAAATACACGGGTGGTCGCATGCCGACCTTGACGGGTTTTGATCAGCGCGAACTTGATCAAGTGTTGGGTGGCGCACAGGCACCCCGAAGACAGGAACGACAAGACCGACCACCTCCCCGTCCGAGCCTCCCCGATTCTGCCCCCAGCAGCGCCAACAACTCGATCTCGTCTCTTGGCTATAATGGAAGGGAAATGCTCAATGCCCAGGCCACACCAGCCCTTGCCCCCACATACCCAGAACGGATGCCCTCGCGTGGCGCGCTTGCGCCGAATGGAAGAGCTTCACCAGTGCAAAGCGTCGACTCGGGCCGGCCGAGTCAAGAGCTGCCTACCCTTCGACGGCTAGCATCCAACAATAAGAGCCAGGACTCAGTGGTGGCCTCGTCTGTTGCGCGGAGCGAAGGGGCCAGCAGCTTCAGGCCAGGATCGAGAAATGGGCCGGGCTCTAGCTATGGCACCCCTGAGGCGTCACCCGCACCTCCGTCTCTGGATGAGAGGCCGCCGGAGAGGAGAAGACCTCCCATGGATCCGTTGCGGCCGACGCAGGTCGACAGAGATTTGGTGCCGGCTCCTTTGAACAGCCCTGCGGCGCGTATTCCACTTCCACCTCGGAGTCAGGACCGCATGTCCCCCCGCAAGAATTCGGTGAGCAGACGGGACCCGACACCACTTCGGATGGACCAGAGACCTGTAACACCAAAAGAGATCTCGAGAGCAGGCACGCCAGTGAGTGCGCCCAGTCCGGCACGTGTCCCAACACCGCAGACTGCCAGCCCAGcacctgctcctgctcctgctcctgctcctgctcctgctcgtGCCGTGCCGGCTGCTGTCCCCACGCCTCCACCTGTGCCAGCCGAGGAACCGACGCCAGAGGCACCCAAGACCCCCGTGGATGACGAAGAGAAGCCTGGTGTTTTTGGAATCAAGTCCAAGAAATCTAGAGGAGAAATCGCCGGTGCGATCTGGAAGGCTGCCGCGGCCGTCAGTGCGTTCAAGCCCAGACCGGGCGGTGCAGCAGAGCGACTGCGTCAAAACCAGAACAAGAGCAATGACGGGCCAGACGGTATCACGAGCGTTGTGCCGGCgcctcccaagcccatccCGGTGAAGACTCCGGAGCCGATTGTTCTCGAACCACCCCCCACGGCGGCCGACAGGGGATCCTCTGCCACTACTGCGTCTGGCATTCCCGAGCTGAAAGTCACGGGCTCAGACCCCAACAGCCGACCGGATAGCATTGTCGccttcaaggagaagaaggaggaggtaCCAGAGGAACCGCAGCGGTCGGTCGTGGCGGGGAACGATGTCAAGTACCTGGCTACTTTGGGGATTGATCCATCGATTCTGGACGGCAAGACGTCCGAGTTTGCCAAGTGGCTGGATTACTTTGGGTGGGTGCCGGGCGAGCAGATGAGGCAGAGGAACTTTGAGGAGATGAGGGCGGATCTGGACAGGGAGATGGGCAAGGCGCAGGCGGGGGGGTGGCTGGCGAGGTttcaggaggaggatgagagggttGATGCGATCAAGAGGGGGATCGATCTTGCGATTGGGGAGTGTGATGAGCTGGATAATTTGTTGACGCTTTACAGCGTTGAGTTGTCGGTGAGTTTTTctgtggttttggagagggttggttggttggttgctgACACTTGTGGTAGACACTCTCGGATGATATCGCCTACATCGAGGCGCAAGGCCAAGGTCTGCAGGTGCAGGCTGCCAATCAGAAGCTTTTGAGAAAGGAACTCGAGTCGCTGTTGGAGACCTGCGCCATCAGCGAGGCCGACCTGGAGGCGCTCAAGTCGGCGCCGCTGGAGCATGCCgccggggtggaggagatcgAGACCTCGTTGGTCACGCTGTTCAAGGCCATGATCAAGATTGATCCCACGATGGGCAACAgcgaggggaggaggagcgaaGACGGGAGCAGTGCGGACCAGTCACTTGGCTTGGACGAGAATTACGGCCAGATGCGGATCgtgcaggagaagaaggagatgtaCCTTGCCGAAAGCTCGCTTTtcatgaggaggttggtgatttTCATGGAGAAGCAGTTTAGCGAGGCGTTCAGGGAGACGAAGGCGGCGCTGGATGGGGCGCTGAGCAAGAAAGTTGATCCGAGGAATCACGAGGTGGGACGGGACATCCTCTGGATGTACGGCCCGCTGATTCTGTACGCGAGGGACGTGGATCTGGACAACTGGAACCGGATCCTGCAGGTTTACCAGGACAAGTGCCACCCGATATACAGGACTGAGTTCAAGGAGGCGATGGACGCGTGGAAGAAGAATGCGAGGAAGGTGACGGGGGATGAGGCGGAGCTGCTGTTTACTTcgcagcaggagaagaaggaggaggggctggcgacgacggcgaggaagTTGACGGTCAAGAGGAGCCAGACGCtggcgaggagcttgaggagcccgttgggggatggggggagcAGGTCGTCTGCGGCGGAGAAGACGCCGGATGGGAGGGCGTTGCCGTACGAGGTTTTTGCCGGGGTGCTGGATGATTTGCTGCcgttggtggagatggagcaGAACTTCATCGTGGATTTCTTCCACGCTACTACGTTGGAGCAGGCGGATTTTCCGGATTTGGTGGCGGCGTGTAGGCCGGTGAATAGACGGGGGGGGGACCTCAAGAGGCATCGGTTGATGGAGCCGGATCGGGAGCTGGCGAGGCGGGTGACGAAGGCGATGGAGAGTATTTTTGGGTTTATGGAGATGGGGTTGCAGCAGTTGATGGattgggttttggggatggATCCCTTGTATGTGATTTCTTCTTTCGGTTTACGGATGGGTGTGTGTGCTAACAAGGTCTACAGACAGGGAGTGGGTATCTTGGCCACGCTCGAACGCAAGATGGCCGAAATGTCACAATCCAACCAGGACTTTCTCAACAATTTGCTCCAAAAACTCCACGGCAACCTCGAGGCCAAGTTCAAAAAGTTTGTCGACGATCAGATCCGCGCCATTGAAGAGACAaaggtcaagatcaagaagcgcaagggCGTCATCCACTTCATCCGCATCTTCCCCCAGTTTTCCACCGCAGTCGAGAACATGCTTACGAATGTTGATCCCAACTTGGGTGTCAGGCGGATGGTAGATAGGGAGTACGACCGCATCCTCAAGTCAATGTTTGACTCGCTCAAGGTGATTGCGAGAGAGAACCCGGCcatgggcggcggcggggcaGCCGCCACGGCTGCTGCGATTGCCAACTCTGCGGATCCGGAAGACAAGGAGGCGCTCAACTTCCACATCCTGCTTATTGAGAATATGAACCACTacctggaggaggtggagaactcaagggggttggaggtgctggatgaCTGGAAGGAGCAGGCGAACCAGGAGCTGCAGGAGCACATGGGGTTGTATCTGAATGCTGTCATGAGACGGCCGCTGGGTAAGCTGCTGGAGTGTTTGGAGAACATCGAGGCTCAGCTCGCGGGGGGCAAGTCGGCGGCCGGGATTGCGGCTCAGCCGTCGAACTCGAAGAGCACGTTTAACAAGGTGCTGGGTGGGTATGATgcgaaggaggtgaggaaggggattGAGGctttgaggaagagggtggagaaGCACTTTGGGGATGAGGACTCT
This window encodes:
- a CDS encoding hypothetical protein (EggNog:ENOG503P2PQ) yields the protein MPAQTRARATPAAPASGVYESTPTARQVQFPPRRRNVRTYGRTSTPTGMSRLLRQQTLTQLDYVQQTPPPADLRVEDEEDELPRTVPRAAPKPKKQKQTRGKRRKTLGDAPSSTLHTQTMTQMYSMTTKEEQDNELRIENSQDEGDEDELGLPQLPSASIMKKERSPEKKAPRTALSDPQTPSTKRIKVNLDEVPSSQPTPFTPMLAKYTLGSVLSPLQDKSTNVDAPAPTVESVTKRPRDLVIEDSFSPGGGLPSSSSMLEGTPEQARSSQKRKRQPLAEISLPSMELGHDDNSTTEPTPTKKSCREIPDSDDELASISSTPFQTPQKYQGTVGEAGSGSKLRYPGGVPSSGLSNKENRTPRSGQKNSRDSATSDDEAPGTPTPPDKRVTRLSSQKRPTTQRSSQRRMSQRSASKTPIPQNKASAPVEQAQDDDSTASEDGLSELSCTPPKPSSPRAKTPTPRHNKEPNVLRSILRKTAERAAHTSPAKGEGGNMTPQFLTSESSTDQGPTTPTPIRKTVQIQLPPPPSTSLGQSSEGQPLQEDDEEEELEVYKETPQKVYPQTCSPTPNRAAQRMTQARSQFWSQGWESQRVPMSVIRSLGPQTDRTDIVISIGPDTLEDITKGRRDHEFREYKFPPTVLRVWMFATHPVEEVKYMAVLGPPKQPGEIDEDSGYNGNAEFNAGETKFKWAYELVQVYRLNNPVPLEDMEEHGMGKGAPVRWHYLPPTAVGQLMANLRNALFLEPGQEVPEAEQFLRDGYQAVEEVEEEEEEEGDEEEETQGTTGVTVSQQLEQQLRSDIIQSTQMVKTKSVSVLEEDDDLEYLNDDTVIPASPEQTLPPMPVTDFARPSAPRSSQRIRNQRRPSTPSTVRRVETTRNTVGLSQATTASNYSSPATSPQKSMGASVPRPHMPGSSELSLPDLGVEMDDDGETQLPVPRGIIASSSQVFGTAQDSLDLGIGAENVRRPPSVIYDSDKE
- a CDS encoding hypothetical protein (EggNog:ENOG503NWGN; COG:U), giving the protein MPMNGREMTRAELFEDEKRRIVESCFSRRDEDGSLLETYITHIKITEFQTSPTAPPAPNARTPNAEKPRVIIVGVRKSGRVRVHKSKENPNGTFSIGKTWFLDDLSAIESFTNCTYNNDYQAWAGDVGFVVTLGKPYYWQAQTDKEKKFFIASLIKIYAKYTGGRMPTLTGFDQRELDQVLGGAQAPRRQERQDRPPPRPSLPDSAPSSANNSISSLGYNGREMLNAQATPALAPTYPERMPSRGALAPNGRASPVQSVDSGRPSQELPTLRRLASNNKSQDSVVASSVARSEGASSFRPGSRNGPGSSYGTPEASPAPPSLDERPPERRRPPMDPLRPTQVDRDLVPAPLNSPAARIPLPPRSQDRMSPRKNSVSRRDPTPLRMDQRPVTPKEISRAGTPVSAPSPARVPTPQTASPAPAPAPAPAPAPARAVPAAVPTPPPVPAEEPTPEAPKTPVDDEEKPGVFGIKSKKSRGEIAGAIWKAAAAVSAFKPRPGGAAERLRQNQNKSNDGPDGITSVVPAPPKPIPVKTPEPIVLEPPPTAADRGSSATTASGIPELKVTGSDPNSRPDSIVAFKEKKEEVPEEPQRSVVAGNDVKYLATLGIDPSILDGKTSEFAKWLDYFGWVPGEQMRQRNFEEMRADLDREMGKAQAGGWLARFQEEDERVDAIKRGIDLAIGECDELDNLLTLYSVELSTLSDDIAYIEAQGQGLQVQAANQKLLRKELESLLETCAISEADLEALKSAPLEHAAGVEEIETSLVTLFKAMIKIDPTMGNSEGRRSEDGSSADQSLGLDENYGQMRIVQEKKEMYLAESSLFMRRLVIFMEKQFSEAFRETKAALDGALSKKVDPRNHEVGRDILWMYGPLILYARDVDLDNWNRILQVYQDKCHPIYRTEFKEAMDAWKKNARKVTGDEAELLFTSQQEKKEEGLATTARKLTVKRSQTLARSLRSPLGDGGSRSSAAEKTPDGRALPYEVFAGVLDDLLPLVEMEQNFIVDFFHATTLEQADFPDLVAACRPVNRRGGDLKRHRLMEPDRELARRVTKAMESIFGFMEMGLQQLMDWVLGMDPLQGVGILATLERKMAEMSQSNQDFLNNLLQKLHGNLEAKFKKFVDDQIRAIEETKVKIKKRKGVIHFIRIFPQFSTAVENMLTNVDPNLGVRRMVDREYDRILKSMFDSLKVIARENPAMGGGGAAATAAAIANSADPEDKEALNFHILLIENMNHYLEEVENSRGLEVLDDWKEQANQELQEHMGLYLNAVMRRPLGKLLECLENIEAQLAGGKSAAGIAAQPSNSKSTFNKVLGGYDAKEVRKGIEALRKRVEKHFGDEDSSSAGGEGKKGSSDTLSVSSGVSGHHGVKFGGGGSSQSNSGLVMKVLRECEKFYGEVEMRVGRVTTDVYGGDVLFEWPRGEVKAAFAAGAGGSGGGLGGIHLGRS